The following coding sequences lie in one Melopsittacus undulatus isolate bMelUnd1 chromosome 9, bMelUnd1.mat.Z, whole genome shotgun sequence genomic window:
- the GTF2A2 gene encoding transcription initiation factor IIA subunit 2, whose translation MAYQLYRNTTLGNSLQESLDELIQSQQITPQLALQVLLQFDKAINSALAQRVRNRVNFRGSLNTYRFCDNVWTFVLNDVEFREVTELVKVDKVKIVACDGKNTGSNTAE comes from the exons ATGGCCTATCAGCTCTACAGGAACACCACGCTGGGGAACAGTCTGCAGGAGAGCCTGGACGAGCTCATACAG TCCCAGCAGATCACTCCTCAGCTGGCCCTTCAGGTGTTACTTCAATTTGATAAAGCTATCAACTCGGCACTGGCACAGCGCGTCAGGAACAGGGTCAACTTCAGG GGGTCTCTGAATACATACAGGTTCTGTGACAACGTATGGACATTTGTACTGAATGACGTTGAATTTAGGGAGGTCACTGAACTTGTAAAAGTGGATAAAGTGAAAATTGTAGCATGTGATGGAAAAA acACTGGTTCCAATACTGCAGAATGA
- the GCNT3 gene encoding beta-1,3-galactosyl-O-glycosyl-glycoprotein beta-1,6-N-acetylglucosaminyltransferase 3 — translation MRLCNKSPPPAAARRRCAVLLGSLLLAAALALRGATRLCPAGHPRCRQRLYRALELSPGRRINCSGVVRGDERAIQEAQLSNLEVANRRASLEPDQYLNMAKDCSAFKESRRFIEFPLSQEEEEFPIAYSMVIHDKIEMFERLLRSLYAPQNVYCVHIDNKSSAAFQEAVRAIAACFPNVFVASRLEDVVYASWSRLQADLNCMQDLLQSPMPWHYVLNTCGTDFPIKTNAEIVRALKLLQGRNSMESEKPSALKRERWQYHHEVGKVISRTATKKLPPPHNYHMFTGNAYVVVTRAFVQHIFEDHAAQQFLEWAKDTYSPDEHVWATLNRVPGVPGAMPSSDKFHLSDMNSLPRLVKWEYLEGDTSKGAPYPPCTGRHQRSVCIYGVGDVPWMLQQHHLLANKFDPLVDDAAIQCLEEHLRHRALYGQGL, via the coding sequence ATGAGGCTGTGCAACAAGAGCCCCCCCccggcggcggcgcggcggcGCTGCGCGGTGCTGCTCGGGTCGCTGCTCCTGGCCGCCGCCCTGGCGCTGCGCGGCGCCACCCGGCTGTGCCCCGCCGGGCACCCGCGCTGCCGTCAGCGCCTGTACCGAGCGCTGGAGCTGTCCCCCGGCAGGAGGATCAACTGCTCGGGGGTGGTCCGCGGGGACGAGCGGGCCATCCAGGAGGCACAGCTCAGCAATCTGGAAGTCGCCAACAGAAGGGCTTCCCTGGAGCCCGACCAGTACCTGAACATGGCCAAGGACTGCAGTGCCTTCAAGGAGAGCCGGCGGTTCATCGAGTTCCCGCTGAGCCAAGAAGAGGAAGAGTTCCCCATTGCCTACTCCATGGTCATCCATGACAAAATCGAGATGTTCGAGAGGCTCCTGCGGTCCCTCTATGCCCCCCAGAACGTCTACTGCGTCCACATTGACAACAAGTCCTCAGCCGCCTTCCAGGAAGCCGTGAGGGCCATCGCAGCTTGCTTCCCCAATGTGTTCGTGGCGAGCCGCCTGGAAGACGTGGTCTATGCCTCCTGGTCCCGGCTGCAGGCCGACCTCAACTGCATGCAGGACCTGTTGCAGAGCCCCATGCCCTGGCACTATGTCCTCAACACCTGCGGCACTGATTTCCCCATCAAGACTAATGCCGAAATAGTCCGTGCCCTGAAGTTGCTGCAGGGGCGGAACAGCATGGAGTCGGAGAAGCCGTCGGCGCTCAAGCGGGAGCGCTGGCAGTACCACCATGAGGTGGGGAAGGTCATCTCCCGGACAGCCACCAAGAAACTGCCGCCGCCCCACAACTACCATATGTTCACGGGCAACGCGTACGTCGTGGTCACCCGCGCCTTCGTGCAGCACATCTTCGAGGACCACGCAGCGCAGCAGTTCCTCGAGTGGGCCAAGGACACCTACAGCCCTGACGAGCACGTCTGGGCCACGCTCAACCGTGTGCCCGGTGTGCCCGGCGCCATGCCCTCGAGTGACAAGTTCCACCTCTCGGACATGAACTCCCTGCCCCGCCTGGTCAAGTGGGAGTACCTGGAGGGGGACACCAGCAAGGGCGCGCCCTACCCGCCCTGCACCGGCCGGCACCAGCGCTCAGTCTGTATCTACGGGGTGGGCGACGTGCCCTggatgctccagcagcaccacctCTTGGCCAACAAGTTCGACCCCTTGGTGGACGACGCCGCTATCCAATGTCTGGAGGAGCACCTGCGCCACAGGGCTCTCTACGGCCAGGGGCTCTGA